From one Chanodichthys erythropterus isolate Z2021 chromosome 3, ASM2448905v1, whole genome shotgun sequence genomic stretch:
- the LOC137004417 gene encoding ATP-dependent RNA helicase DDX42-like, with protein MDQSERNKVIADFKKKNLPILVATDVAARGLDIPSIRTVVNYDVARDIDTHTHRIGRTGHAGEKGVAYTLLTTKDTSFAGDLVRNLEGANQSVSKDLMDLAMQNPWFRKSRFKGGKGKKINIGGGGLGYRERPGLGSESTVSLTILWPSYSCVCNYKQEPELIHC; from the exons ATGGATCAGAGTGAGAGGAACAAAGTAATTGCTGACTTTAAGAAGAAGAATCTGCCCATATTGGTAGCTACTGATGTTGCTG CTCGCGGGTTGGATATTCCATCTATCCGTACAGTCGTGAACTACGACGTAGCACGAGacattgacacacacacacatcgaaTTGGTAGAACAGGTCATGCAGGAGAGAAAGGTGTAGCTTACACCCTGCTCACCACTAAAGACACTTCATTTGCTGGTGACCTGGTTCGCAATTTAGAGGGAGCCAATCAGAGTGTTTCAAAGGACCTGATGGACCTGGCAATGCAG AATCCCTGGTTCAGGAAATCCCGCTTTAAGGGTGGGAAAGGGAAGAAGATAAATATTGGAGGTGGAGGCCTGGGTTACAGGGAGAGACCTGGCCTTGGATCTGAATCTACTGTTAGTTTGACaatattat GGCCTAGTTATTCCTGTGTTTGCAATTACAAGCAGGAACCAGAGCTAATTCATTGCTAA